The region CAGCAGCGGGTAGGTGGGACGAGGTAGCGGAGCCTTCGCCGCCGGACTGCTGCACACCAGACGAGTTGCCGGCGGCGTCAGTAAGCGGCTTACCGCCCTTCTTCGGATTAATCGGCTTCTGGCCGACCTTCGGGGCGAGCTTTTCCTGAGCCTCGCGCTTGGCGGCCTTCTTCTCCGCAAGCTCCTTAGCCTCTTCCTGATCCAGCTTGCCGAAGATGTAGCGCTGCTGGAAGTAGGTCCAGATGTTGTTAGTAACCATGTAGACCAGAAGACCAATGTGCCACAGGAAACCAGTCGCGAGAATCATGATTGGGAAGAACCAGAGCATCATCTTGTTCATCATGTCCATCTGCTGACCCATGACGCCTTCCTGGCGAGCCTGCAGACCGGAAGCCTGGCGGGCCTGAGTGCGGTTGACAGACATGCGAGCGTTGAAGTGCGTTGCCAACGCGGAGATGATGATCAGCGGGACAGCGACGTAAATGATGTCCATACGGCTGAAGTCTGCAGGAGTACCAGGCACGGTGAAGGCCTCATACTGCTTAACATCCATCCCCACCGAAGCGGAAAGAGGCGCATTGAACACGCGGGCTAGCAAGAAGGAGCGAACATCCTCAACCTGGAATAGGTAGTTCGGGGTATTCCAATTGTCAATGACTGACATGCCACCGGATTGTCCAACGGCCGCGGCCCCTTCACCGGTGCGGTTGAATGAACGCAAGACGTGAAAGAGGCCAATAAACACCGGCATCTGAACCAGGACAGGCAAGCAGCCGGCTAGCGGGTTGACTCCCGTTTCCTTCTGCAGTTGGCGCATCGCCATTGCCTGAGCCTGCTGATCATTCTTGTACTTTTGTTTGATGGCCTGCATTTGCGGTGCAAGCTGCTGCATCTTAATCGCCGAACGCTGCTGATTCAGCATCGGCTTGAAGAGCAGGATACGAATCGTGACCACCAGCAGTACGATTGCCAGCACCCACGAGATACCCGATGAGGGCTCGAAGAGAAATCCTGTGGCCTTATGCCAAAACCACAGGATTCCCGAAATGGGAAAATATACAAAATTGAGCACGGTCTAGATTCACTCCGATCTTTTAGGGGCGCATCGAAAAGCACCTTCGTCTACACGTAAAACCCGCATCATGCGGGATAAAGCCACTCTGAGAGCCTTATTAGAGGTTACCTGTGCATTCGTCTCCACCACGAACCCAGGCCGGGAAATTCCCTCGGAACCGGATCCCATCCACCAGGATGCCAAGGCGCGCACCGCAAGATCCTCAAAGTTGCGAGCCACAGGCCCCGCACGGCACCAAAACGACGCACTGCCTCCAGACCATAAGCGGAACATGTGGGTTCGAAGCGACACGTACTCGTTGGCTTCAGAGAGGAAATCCGCCTTCGATAAAACAAAATGGCGCGTTCAACGACACGCGTGCCGACGCCGCGTGGCGGATAACCGTCGGAAAGCGCGGAGTCGGCGGGCGGAGGAGAGGACTCGATGGGACG is a window of Corynebacterium lactis RW2-5 DNA encoding:
- the yidC gene encoding membrane protein insertase YidC; translated protein: MLNFVYFPISGILWFWHKATGFLFEPSSGISWVLAIVLLVVTIRILLFKPMLNQQRSAIKMQQLAPQMQAIKQKYKNDQQAQAMAMRQLQKETGVNPLAGCLPVLVQMPVFIGLFHVLRSFNRTGEGAAAVGQSGGMSVIDNWNTPNYLFQVEDVRSFLLARVFNAPLSASVGMDVKQYEAFTVPGTPADFSRMDIIYVAVPLIIISALATHFNARMSVNRTQARQASGLQARQEGVMGQQMDMMNKMMLWFFPIMILATGFLWHIGLLVYMVTNNIWTYFQQRYIFGKLDQEEAKELAEKKAAKREAQEKLAPKVGQKPINPKKGGKPLTDAAGNSSGVQQSGGEGSATSSHLPAAGSGKGQAGPASKPAVGQKPARSKKRKRKR
- the yidD gene encoding membrane protein insertion efficiency factor YidD, with amino-acid sequence MCNRHSDHSGVPQGESASARPIESSPPPADSALSDGYPPRGVGTRVVERAILFYRRRISSLKPTSTCRFEPTCSAYGLEAVRRFGAVRGLWLATLRILRCAPWHPGGWDPVPREFPGLGSWWRRMHR